A stretch of DNA from Candidatus Methylacidithermus pantelleriae:
AATGGCTCCTTCCACTCGGCTAAGGTCGGCCATTGCCCGTTGAGTTCCCCGACGGCTTCATAACCGAGATCAAATAGATCTGAGTAAAAAAACGGCAGGTGGTCATAAGGCTCTGCCTGCCCGGCCATGTTGGTTCCGGCCCGTGCCCCCATGGTTCGGGCGTTATCCTCGTGTTCCACGCGAATCCGCTTGCCTAGATGCGGGTTAAAAAAGGAGGCGACGTCGCCTGCGGCGAAGATATCGGGATGCCCTGCGCGCAGGTACTCGTCCACCGCGATCCCATTCGACAGCGGCAGCCCCGCGTCGCGAGCCAGCGAAACCTCCGGTTCAATCCCAATACCCGCCACAATGGTGTCCACGACGAGAGTTCGCTGACCCGAAGTCAGCATCCGGACCTGCTCTCCATCTTCTTTCGCTGAGTGCACCGACTCGCCACAAAGCACTTCCACCCCGTGCTCGCGATAATACTGGTTAAGAAAAAGGGAAAGGTCCTGAGGAAAGATCCTTCTTCCGATCCCCTCTTCTGGGAAGATAAGCCAAACTTGCTTTCCTTTTCCCGCGAGGGCCGCTGCTATTTCCGAGCCGATGAATCCTCCCCCGACCACCGCAAACCGCTGGGCTCTTTGGGCAAAATGCTCCAGTCGACGGTAATCATCCAATGTTCGAAAGTGAATCAAC
This window harbors:
- a CDS encoding NAD(P)/FAD-dependent oxidoreductase codes for the protein MPQYQYLIVGGGMTADSAVRAIRASDPNGTVGIISEEPDPPYLRPPLSKGLWKGLPFEEVWCRTAELGVDLHLQRRAVTLDVRDHIVRDDRGTTYQFQKLLLATGGRPRRLQVEVAEEKLIHFRTLDDYRRLEHFAQRAQRFAVVGGGFIGSEIAAALAGKGKQVWLIFPEEGIGRRIFPQDLSLFLNQYYREHGVEVLCGESVHSAKEDGEQVRMLTSGQRTLVVDTIVAGIGIEPEVSLARDAGLPLSNGIAVDEYLRAGHPDIFAAGDVASFFNPHLGKRIRVEHEDNARTMGARAGTNMAGQAEPYDHLPFFYSDLFDLGYEAVGELNGQWPTLAEWKEPFREGVVYYLEGARVRGVLLWNVWGKVEEARTLIAEAGPFGPSDLKGRISW